From a single Ornithodoros turicata isolate Travis chromosome 8, ASM3712646v1, whole genome shotgun sequence genomic region:
- the LOC135366608 gene encoding integrin alpha-V-like: protein MRFTKKVYMHSPFVDELTPFDVRLSFDLIDPSNGKWCPNCPVRDPDRPLTTTETIPFKKECRKHDVCRSDLELDVTVSRSKNRNFFVVGEQTPVTLRVQVRNKDFVDPAYLARAVISVASRVRIINKGSCSVVQDGLSEVTEIVCDAGNPLRPGMTESFSLKLDVSHVLKTFTMNINATTTSEDIDLKDNVFSSELRFIHEADVAIAGIANPTVVDYNARTKRILMEHNVIITKYFASPINAVELTLHVPRTFNESATPFVTVQNIKVQSGDTFVSGTCRRVADYFRGTEDSATDADVPSQSTPNPIPPSRVHRSEDTVKSPYPEQSALLMEELSRINYYNVAPLNCITSYCLEIKCTLGPFLPMRARVALVTVTLLFDMPEFTKQAGILYAFAVGTEGRINILDDVHFVHDENRTKEASAITILQRQGIPASKPFPLWVIGGSVAGGLVAFSVMLATLIHVGFFRRRHLEEMERMILKDQEQEWEPFMVTEDEVEEAKRFFRSSMMLGVSNGRLHFADDYLHGPEQLDVESRVRPVSAVD from the exons AGCCCATTTGTGGATGAGCTAACGCCCTTTGACGTGCGCTTGTCTTTCGACCTCATCGATCCATCAAACGGCAAATGGTGCCCTAACTGCCCTGTGCGGGATCCCGACCGACCACTGACAACTACCGAAACG ATTCCATTTAAGAAGGAATGTCGAAAACATGACGTTTGCAGGTCGGACCTGGAGCTGGACGTGACGGTCTCCCGAAGCAA aaaccgaaacttttTCGTCGTGGGCGAGCAGACGCCAGTCACTTTAAGAGTGCAAGTGCGCAACAAGGACTTCGTAGACCCAGCATACTTGGCACGCGCTGTGATCAGCGTTGCATCGAGAGTTCGCATCATTAACAAAGGCAGCTGCAGTGTCGTACAAGATGGCCTATCAGAGGTCACGGAGATTGTTTGCGACGCGGGAAATCCGTTACGGCCAGGAATGACG GAGTCGTTTTCTTTAAAACTGGACGTGAGCCATGTACTGAAAACATTCACAATGAATATTAATGCGACGACAACAAGCGAAGATATTGATCTCAAGGACAATGTCTTCTCCAGTGAACTTCGGTTTATCCATGAAGCGGACGTTGCCATCGCGGG CATTGCCAATCCCACCGTCGTAGATTACAACGCTAGGACGAAAAGAATTTTGATGGAGCACAACGTCATT ATCACGAAGTACTTCGCAAGCCCGATCAACGCTGTGGAACTTACGCTTCACGTGCCTCGAACTTTCAACGAATCCGCAACTCCTTTCGTCACGGTACAGAACATTAAG GTTCAGTCCGGTGACACCTTCGTGTCTGGCACATGTCGACGTGTCGCCGATTACTTCAGGGGGACGGAGGACTCTGCCACGGATGCAGATGTACCATCGCAATCGACACCGAACCCTATTCCTCCTAGCAGAGTTCACAGGTCGGAGGATACGGTAAAGTCACCGTACCCAGAACAGTCAGCGTTACTGATGGAGGAACTTTCGCGGATCAACTACTACAACGTAGCTCCTCTG AACTGCATCACATCCTACTGTCTAGAGATCAAATGCACATTGGGCCCATTCCTGCCAATGCGAGCGAGGGTAGCCCTGGTCACCGTTACACTGCTTTTCGACATGCCGGAGTTTACAAAGCAAGCG GGCATCTTGTACGCTTTTGCTGTCGGTACGGAAGGGCGAATCAACATCTTGGACGACGTGCATTTCGTTCACGATGAGAACCGTACAAAAGAAGCTTCG GCAATCACTATACTGCAGAGACAGGGAATTCCTGCCAGCAAACCATTCCCTCTCTGGGTTATTGGTGGCAGTGTGGCCGGTGGTCTTGTCGCCTTTTCTGTGATGTTAGCAACCCTGATTCAT GTTGGGTTCTTTCGTCGCCGTCATCTGGAGGAAATGGAGCGCATGATTCTTAAGGATCAGGAGCAGGAGTGGGAGCCATTCATGGTAACCGAAGACGAAGTCGAAGAAGCGAAGCGGTTCTTCCGGAGTAGCATGATGCTGGGTGTGAGCAACGGACGGTTGCATTTCGCCGACGATTATCTCCACGGTCCGGAGCAGTTAGACGTCGAATCGCGCGTACGTCCGGTTTCCGCGGTCGACTGA